One window of Candidatus Regiella endosymbiont of Tuberolachnus salignus genomic DNA carries:
- the istB gene encoding IS21-like element helper ATPase IstB: MMEMENLLIRLKMDYLGDALESLCEEATKKALNYREFLQQALAQEWNGRHQKGLESRLKQARLPWIKTLEQFDFTFQPSIDRKIIRELAGLRFVEHHENVILLGPPGVGKTHLAIALAVKAATAGHRVLFMPLDRLCCTLMKAKQENRLERQLQQLCYARVLILDEIGYLPMNREEASLFFRLLSRRYEKASIILTSNKSFTDWGDVFGDHILATAILDRLLHHSTTLNIKGESYRLKNKRKAGMLPIKTTDIIQAPGIETQQEN, from the coding sequence CTGATGGAAATGGAAAACTTGTTGATACGGTTAAAAATGGATTACCTGGGCGATGCGTTGGAGAGTTTATGTGAAGAAGCCACCAAGAAAGCACTGAACTACCGTGAATTTCTCCAGCAGGCATTAGCCCAGGAATGGAACGGGCGTCACCAAAAAGGCTTGGAATCGCGGTTAAAACAAGCACGTTTGCCGTGGATAAAAACCTTGGAGCAATTTGACTTTACTTTCCAACCAAGTATAGACAGGAAAATTATCCGCGAGCTGGCGGGGCTGAGGTTTGTCGAACATCATGAAAACGTCATTTTGTTAGGCCCACCTGGGGTAGGGAAAACGCATTTGGCGATAGCGCTGGCTGTCAAGGCAGCTACAGCTGGGCATCGGGTATTGTTTATGCCTCTGGATAGACTCTGCTGTACCTTAATGAAGGCAAAGCAAGAAAACCGTCTGGAACGCCAACTTCAGCAACTGTGCTATGCCAGGGTATTAATACTGGATGAAATCGGGTATTTACCGATGAATCGCGAAGAAGCTAGCCTATTTTTCAGGTTATTGAGCCGTCGTTATGAAAAGGCGAGCATCATTCTCACATCAAATAAAAGTTTTACTGATTGGGGGGACGTATTCGGTGATCACATTTTAGCAACTGCGATTTTAGACAGGCTTTTACATCATTCAACCACATTGAATATTAAAGGAGAAAGCTATCGACTCAAAAATAAACGCAAAGCAGGCATGTTGCCTATAAAAACGACTGATATTATCCAGGCGCCTGGAATAGAAACCCAACAGGAAAATTAG
- the glpK gene encoding glycerol kinase GlpK, with the protein MTTTTASEKKYIVALDQGTTSSRAIVLDKHANIIAIAQHAIKQIYPKPGWVEHDPMDIWAAQSSTLIEVLAKADINYNDVAGIGITNQRETTIVWDKNTGRPIYNAIVWQCRRTADSCEKIKKDGKEEFIRQKTGLMVDPYFSGTKLQWILDNVDGARERAKKGELLFGTVDTWLIWKMTNRQVHVTDYTNASRTMLFDIHKKAWDPELLKIFDVPETMLPEVKSSSQIYGKTNIGGEGKIRISIAGIAGDQQAALFGQHCVKSGMAKNTYGTGCFLLMHTGDKAIESKHNLLTTIACSPKGEVNYALEGSVFIGGACIQWLRDELRFFSDSSDSEYLTSKISDSKGVYVVPAFTGLGAPYWDPYARGAIFGITREINRNHITRASLEAIAYQTRDILEAMQNDSGIPLESLRVDGGAVTNNFLMQFQANILNINVQRPTINESSALGAAFLAGLATGFWKDVKDLKGKDTTTENATPPKTFIPCMEQTERDRLYDGWKKAVARAQAWEEHD; encoded by the coding sequence ATGACCACAACAACAGCCAGTGAAAAAAAATACATTGTCGCTCTGGATCAGGGCACGACCAGTTCAAGAGCGATAGTGCTAGATAAGCACGCTAATATTATCGCCATTGCCCAACATGCTATTAAGCAGATTTATCCAAAACCAGGCTGGGTCGAACATGATCCAATGGATATTTGGGCAGCACAAAGTTCTACCTTAATCGAAGTGTTGGCGAAAGCTGATATCAATTATAATGACGTCGCTGGCATTGGCATTACCAATCAGCGGGAAACCACTATTGTTTGGGATAAAAACACCGGAAGACCCATTTACAATGCAATTGTGTGGCAATGTCGCCGTACAGCAGACAGCTGTGAAAAAATAAAAAAAGACGGGAAAGAAGAATTTATCCGTCAAAAAACAGGGCTAATGGTCGATCCCTATTTCTCTGGCACTAAACTACAATGGATACTTGATAATGTGGACGGGGCGCGCGAACGCGCTAAAAAAGGTGAATTATTATTTGGCACCGTTGACACTTGGCTGATTTGGAAAATGACCAATCGCCAAGTCCACGTCACCGATTATACCAATGCCTCACGTACTATGTTGTTCGATATCCATAAAAAAGCATGGGATCCTGAATTACTAAAAATATTTGATGTCCCCGAAACAATGCTACCTGAAGTAAAATCTTCTTCTCAAATCTATGGTAAAACCAATATCGGCGGCGAAGGCAAAATACGCATTTCTATCGCCGGGATCGCTGGCGATCAGCAAGCAGCACTCTTCGGGCAACACTGTGTAAAATCAGGAATGGCAAAAAATACCTACGGGACAGGCTGTTTTTTACTCATGCACACCGGTGACAAAGCAATAGAATCCAAACACAATTTGCTCACTACCATCGCCTGTAGTCCTAAAGGAGAAGTAAATTATGCGCTCGAAGGCTCAGTATTTATTGGTGGCGCATGTATTCAATGGCTCCGTGATGAACTGAGATTTTTTAGTGATTCCTCTGACTCAGAATACTTAACCAGTAAAATCAGTGATAGCAAGGGAGTTTATGTGGTTCCGGCGTTCACTGGCTTAGGAGCCCCTTATTGGGATCCCTATGCTCGTGGCGCAATTTTCGGTATTACCCGTGAAATTAACAGAAATCATATCACCCGTGCATCGTTGGAAGCGATTGCTTATCAAACACGTGATATTTTAGAAGCTATGCAAAATGATTCTGGGATCCCCTTAGAATCACTGCGGGTGGATGGAGGCGCCGTAACCAATAATTTTTTAATGCAGTTCCAGGCTAATATTTTAAATATTAACGTTCAACGCCCAACGATAAATGAAAGCTCCGCCTTGGGTGCCGCTTTTCTAGCTGGCCTAGCGACTGGATTCTGGAAGGATGTAAAAGATTTAAAAGGAAAGGATACAACAACTGAAAATGCTACCCCGCCAAAAACATTTATACCCTGTATGGAGCAAACAGAACGTGATCGTCTTTACGACGGCTGGAAAAAAGCAGTTGCACGCGCACAGGCGTGGGAGGAACACGACTAG
- the emrD gene encoding multidrug efflux MFS transporter EmrD, producing the protein MRKIENFHLLVILIMLIAVGQMAQTIYVPVIAEIAHDFAVPTGSVQRVMSAYLLTYGGSQLIYGPLSDRIGRRPVILTGLLIFIFGALGALLADSLTLLVLASALQGTGTGVVGVMARTMPRDLYSGTALRYANSLLNMGILVSPLLAPLIGGMLGSYFGWRACHAFLLLLCSLVTYCIFRYLPETRPEQTESQPMFASFYHLLSNTLFSRYLIMLIGALAGIAVFEASVGVLMRDVLKLNSLTVSILFILPIPAAFLGAWYAGRDNQPFYNLMWYAVMSCLLAGLMMWIPSWFGFMNVWTLLLPAALFFFGAGMLFPLATTGAMEPFPYLAGASGALVGGLQNMGSGLATGLSAILPQTGQFSLGLLMFTMAILIFLCWWSLSKSLFKISN; encoded by the coding sequence ATGAGAAAAATAGAGAATTTTCACCTGTTAGTGATACTAATTATGCTCATTGCGGTAGGGCAGATGGCGCAGACTATTTATGTTCCGGTGATCGCAGAGATTGCTCATGACTTTGCTGTGCCTACGGGTAGTGTACAACGAGTCATGTCTGCCTATCTGCTCACTTATGGTGGTTCTCAATTGATTTATGGTCCTTTATCTGATCGGATTGGGCGTCGGCCGGTCATCTTGACCGGGTTGCTCATTTTTATTTTTGGCGCATTAGGTGCTCTGTTGGCCGATAGCCTGACCCTGTTGGTGTTAGCGAGTGCGTTACAAGGAACGGGAACCGGCGTGGTTGGGGTAATGGCGCGTACCATGCCACGTGATCTGTATTCTGGTACGGCATTGCGTTATGCAAATAGTTTACTGAATATGGGAATTTTGGTTAGCCCGCTACTCGCTCCATTGATAGGTGGTATGCTTGGCAGCTATTTTGGATGGCGTGCTTGCCATGCTTTTTTACTGCTGCTCTGTAGTCTCGTTACCTATTGTATATTTCGCTATTTACCAGAAACTCGCCCAGAGCAAACCGAATCACAACCTATGTTCGCGAGTTTTTATCACTTGTTATCCAATACGTTATTTAGCCGTTATCTCATTATGTTGATTGGTGCATTAGCAGGCATCGCCGTTTTTGAAGCCAGTGTCGGTGTATTAATGCGGGACGTATTAAAATTAAACAGTCTCACTGTAAGTATCCTATTTATTTTACCTATCCCTGCCGCGTTTTTAGGTGCATGGTATGCCGGACGTGATAATCAACCTTTTTATAACTTGATGTGGTATGCGGTGATGAGTTGTTTACTCGCTGGGTTGATGATGTGGATCCCGAGTTGGTTTGGTTTTATGAATGTTTGGACACTCTTACTGCCTGCTGCCTTGTTCTTTTTTGGTGCTGGCATGTTGTTTCCACTGGCGACGACTGGGGCGATGGAGCCTTTTCCATACTTGGCTGGTGCCAGCGGGGCTTTGGTTGGCGGATTACAAAATATGGGATCAGGGTTAGCCACTGGATTATCAGCAATATTGCCACAGACTGGGCAATTTAGTCTTGGATTATTAATGTTCACTATGGCAATACTGATCTTTTTGTGTTGGTGGTCTTTGTCTAAGAGCCTGTTTAAAATCTCTAATTGA
- the tusA gene encoding sulfurtransferase TusA, protein MKAPSADPDITINVSGMRCPEPVMMVRKAVRHMDKGQTLLVIADDPTTTRDIPAFCRFMDHQLLAQNIKQTPYQYLIRKGMDID, encoded by the coding sequence ATGAAAGCCCCTTCTGCTGATCCTGACATAACCATCAATGTTTCGGGTATGCGTTGTCCAGAACCCGTCATGATGGTACGTAAGGCGGTGCGTCATATGGATAAGGGACAAACGTTATTGGTTATTGCCGATGATCCTACCACGACCCGTGATATTCCTGCTTTTTGCCGTTTTATGGATCATCAATTATTAGCACAGAATATTAAACAGACACCATATCAGTATTTAATTCGCAAGGGGATGGATATCGATTAA
- a CDS encoding 7-cyano-7-deazaguanine/7-aminomethyl-7-deazaguanine transporter codes for MYSLTYQQQMSALLWLVLFHIVIITSSNYLVQLPLSIFGFHTTWGAFTFPFIFLATDLTVRIFGARLARKIILLAMLPALLISYMLAVLFYQGNWQGLFALNNFNLIAARIAIASFMAYILGQFLDVQVFNRLRQYRTWWIAPTAAMFFGNISDTFTFFFIAFYKSSDLFMATHWIEIALVDYSFKLFVCLFFFLPIYGAMLTILLKYFSGQTDHQLSLAASRAHRSIFSITKL; via the coding sequence ATGTATTCATTAACTTACCAACAACAAATGTCGGCTTTACTGTGGCTGGTACTATTCCATATTGTCATCATTACTTCCAGTAATTATCTCGTGCAATTGCCGCTTTCCATTTTCGGTTTTCACACCACTTGGGGCGCATTTACTTTCCCGTTTATTTTCTTAGCCACTGATTTAACCGTACGCATTTTTGGCGCTCGATTAGCGCGGAAGATCATTTTATTAGCCATGCTGCCCGCCCTGTTGATTTCATATATGCTGGCGGTTTTATTCTATCAAGGAAACTGGCAAGGATTATTCGCACTCAATAACTTTAATCTTATCGCCGCTCGTATCGCTATCGCCAGTTTTATGGCCTATATTTTAGGACAGTTCCTCGATGTTCAGGTATTTAACCGTCTACGTCAGTATCGTACCTGGTGGATTGCACCAACAGCAGCAATGTTCTTTGGCAATATTAGTGATACTTTTACCTTTTTCTTTATTGCTTTTTATAAGAGTAGCGATCTCTTCATGGCGACGCATTGGATTGAAATAGCGCTTGTGGATTATAGTTTCAAATTATTCGTCTGCTTATTTTTCTTCTTACCGATTTACGGCGCAATGTTAACTATTTTACTGAAATATTTTTCCGGTCAAACTGACCATCAGTTATCTTTAGCGGCGAGCAGAGCTCACCGCTCGATTTTTAGCATAACAAAACTATGA
- the glpT gene encoding glycerol-3-phosphate transporter, producing the protein MLSIFKPASHKSKLPIEQVDPTYRRLRWQIFMGIFLGYAAYYLVRKNFTLAMPYLIELGFSRGDLGVALSGISIAYGLSKFIMGSISDRSNPRVFLSAGLILSAAVMLFMGFVPWATSSITVMFVLLFFCGWFQGMGWPPCGRTMVHWWSKKERGTIVSIWNCAHNVGGGLPPLLFLLGMAWFNDWKAALYMPALSAMLVALITFALMRDTPQSCGLPPIEEYKNDYPDDYNEKAEEELTAKQIFMQYVLPNKLLWYIAVANVFVYLLRYGILDWSPTYLKEVKHFTLDKSSWAYFLYEYAGIPGTLLCGWMSDKVFNGNRGATGVFFMLLVTLATLVYWLNPVGYPIIDMICMITIGFLIYGPVMLIGLHALELAPKKAAGTAAGFTGLFGYLGGSVAASALVGYTVDFFGWDGGFMVMIAGSIIAVMLLIMVMLSEKKHHEALISKNI; encoded by the coding sequence ATGTTGAGTATTTTTAAGCCTGCATCCCACAAAAGTAAGTTACCCATAGAACAGGTCGATCCCACCTATCGCCGTTTACGTTGGCAAATTTTTATGGGGATATTTTTAGGTTATGCGGCTTACTATCTGGTACGTAAAAATTTTACGCTGGCAATGCCGTATCTAATCGAACTCGGTTTCTCACGCGGTGATTTAGGGGTTGCTCTGTCTGGAATTTCTATCGCTTATGGCTTATCAAAATTTATTATGGGATCAATTTCTGACCGCTCTAATCCACGTGTCTTTCTCTCTGCTGGACTGATTCTCTCTGCTGCCGTGATGCTATTTATGGGCTTTGTTCCCTGGGCAACATCAAGCATCACTGTGATGTTTGTACTATTATTTTTTTGCGGATGGTTTCAAGGAATGGGCTGGCCACCCTGTGGTCGCACCATGGTGCATTGGTGGTCAAAAAAAGAACGCGGCACTATTGTTTCTATTTGGAATTGTGCTCATAACGTTGGCGGGGGATTACCGCCATTATTGTTTCTGTTGGGGATGGCTTGGTTTAATGATTGGAAGGCGGCATTATACATGCCAGCGCTTAGCGCCATGTTGGTAGCACTCATTACCTTTGCTCTGATGCGCGATACTCCCCAATCCTGTGGTTTGCCCCCCATTGAAGAATACAAAAACGATTACCCAGATGATTACAATGAAAAAGCAGAAGAAGAATTAACCGCAAAACAAATTTTTATGCAATATGTTTTGCCTAACAAATTATTATGGTACATCGCCGTTGCGAATGTTTTTGTTTATTTATTACGCTACGGCATTCTTGACTGGTCTCCCACCTATTTGAAAGAAGTAAAACATTTTACTTTGGACAAATCATCATGGGCTTATTTTTTATATGAATATGCGGGTATTCCCGGCACATTATTGTGTGGTTGGATGTCAGATAAAGTTTTTAACGGCAATAGGGGCGCAACCGGCGTATTTTTTATGCTCCTCGTCACCCTTGCTACCCTAGTTTACTGGCTCAATCCCGTTGGTTATCCCATTATTGATATGATCTGTATGATCACTATTGGCTTTTTGATCTATGGCCCGGTCATGTTGATTGGTCTGCATGCATTAGAATTAGCACCAAAGAAAGCTGCCGGAACCGCAGCCGGTTTTACTGGTCTCTTTGGTTATTTGGGCGGCTCTGTGGCGGCCAGTGCCTTAGTAGGGTATACCGTTGATTTTTTTGGTTGGGATGGCGGATTTATGGTGATGATTGCAGGTAGCATTATCGCGGTTATGTTGTTAATCATGGTTATGTTAAGCGAGAAAAAACATCACGAAGCGTTGATCAGTAAAAACATCTAG
- the glpQ gene encoding glycerophosphodiester phosphodiesterase, translated as MPIYIKALASMMLALLIINNVYALIPSSEKLVIAHRGASGYLPEHTFSAKAMAYAQGADYLEQDLVMTKDDHLIVLHDRYLDKVTNVSEQFPNRVRKDGRHYVIDFTLAEIKSLKASEVFDIENGKKIQRYPKRFPMGKSDFRIHTFQEEIEFVQGLNHSTGKNIGIYPEIKAPWFHRQEGKDISTKVLAILKQYGYTSKKDKVYLQCFDANELKRIKYELEPKMGMDLKLLQLIAYTNDKETFEQQPNGQWTNYNYDWMLQPGAMKKIKEYADGIGSSYHMLIDDKSTPEKILLTDMAKEAHDNNLLIHPYTIRADALPKYVTDVDKLYEIIYDKVNADGAFTDFPDKGVHFLQKQRQRN; from the coding sequence ATGCCAATTTACATTAAGGCTCTAGCAAGTATGATGCTTGCGTTATTAATAATAAATAATGTTTACGCCCTGATCCCCTCCAGTGAAAAACTCGTTATCGCTCACCGTGGCGCCAGTGGTTATTTACCAGAGCATACATTCTCTGCTAAAGCGATGGCTTATGCGCAGGGAGCCGATTATTTAGAACAAGATTTGGTGATGACTAAAGATGATCACCTGATTGTATTACATGATCGTTATCTAGATAAAGTAACCAATGTCTCTGAACAATTCCCCAATCGGGTACGTAAAGATGGACGCCACTATGTCATTGATTTTACTCTAGCCGAAATTAAGTCATTAAAAGCCAGCGAAGTCTTCGATATTGAAAACGGTAAAAAAATACAACGCTATCCCAAACGCTTTCCTATGGGTAAATCTGATTTTCGGATACATACCTTCCAAGAAGAGATTGAGTTTGTTCAAGGGCTAAACCATTCAACGGGCAAAAATATCGGTATCTATCCTGAAATTAAAGCACCCTGGTTCCATCGCCAGGAAGGAAAAGATATTTCGACTAAAGTATTAGCGATACTTAAACAATACGGCTATACCAGTAAAAAAGACAAAGTTTATCTGCAATGCTTTGATGCTAATGAATTAAAGCGAATTAAATATGAATTGGAGCCCAAAATGGGAATGGATCTAAAATTGCTCCAATTGATAGCTTACACTAATGATAAAGAAACTTTCGAGCAGCAGCCCAATGGTCAATGGACGAATTACAACTATGACTGGATGTTACAACCAGGCGCAATGAAAAAAATCAAAGAATACGCTGATGGTATCGGCTCGAGTTACCATATGCTAATCGATGATAAATCAACCCCAGAAAAAATTTTATTAACAGACATGGCTAAAGAAGCGCATGATAATAACTTGCTAATACATCCTTATACTATTCGTGCTGACGCTCTGCCTAAATATGTCACCGATGTCGATAAATTATATGAAATTATTTATGACAAAGTGAATGCAGATGGTGCCTTTACTGACTTTCCAGATAAAGGCGTACATTTTTTGCAAAAGCAACGACAACGTAATTGA
- a CDS encoding HAAAP family serine/threonine permease, which translates to MGTTQSGVIASAKANSASRWQTSDTMWVLSLYGTAIGAGVLFLPISAGVGGVLPLIIMAIIAFPMTFFAHRGLCRFVLSGKNPGEDITEVVEEHFGIGVGKLITLLYFFAIYPILLVYGVAMTNTVDSFIVHQMGLPSPPRALLSLLLIIGMMGIVRFGEGFILKAMSALVFPFIAILMLLALYLIPNWSGAIFQHTSMPESGSGILMTLWLALPVMVFAFNHSPIISAFAVAKRTECGHDAEKKCSRILAYSHVMMVLTVMFFVFSCVLSLSPAELMEAKLQNITILSYLANRLNTPIIAYVAPIIAFVAISTSFFGHYLGARESFNGIIIKSLRSKGKRINADKLNRITALFILLTCWAAATLNPSILGMIGNLGGPIIAMLLFIMPMYAIHKVPAMRKYSGHISNWFVVIIGLTAISAILYSL; encoded by the coding sequence ATGGGCACGACTCAATCTGGCGTCATTGCTTCTGCAAAAGCAAATTCTGCTAGCAGATGGCAGACGAGTGACACCATGTGGGTGTTAAGTTTGTACGGTACGGCTATTGGCGCTGGTGTTCTTTTTTTACCAATTAGTGCGGGCGTGGGGGGGGTACTACCACTGATTATTATGGCAATCATTGCTTTCCCAATGACTTTTTTTGCCCATCGTGGTCTGTGTCGTTTCGTTCTATCTGGTAAAAATCCGGGTGAAGATATTACTGAAGTTGTTGAAGAACATTTTGGTATTGGGGTTGGTAAGCTGATTACCTTACTTTATTTTTTTGCTATCTATCCCATTTTGTTGGTTTATGGTGTGGCTATGACGAATACGGTCGATAGTTTTATCGTACATCAAATGGGGTTGCCATCGCCTCCACGTGCCCTTTTGTCACTACTTTTAATTATAGGGATGATGGGCATTGTTCGGTTTGGTGAGGGTTTTATTCTTAAAGCGATGAGTGCTTTAGTCTTTCCTTTCATTGCCATATTGATGTTACTTGCGCTCTATTTAATTCCAAATTGGTCAGGGGCGATTTTTCAACATACCTCGATGCCCGAAAGTGGTAGCGGTATATTAATGACTTTATGGTTGGCGCTTCCTGTCATGGTGTTTGCTTTTAACCATTCTCCTATTATTTCGGCTTTCGCTGTGGCAAAACGTACGGAATGTGGTCATGATGCGGAGAAAAAATGTTCACGTATTTTGGCCTATAGCCATGTCATGATGGTTTTGACGGTTATGTTTTTTGTTTTTAGCTGTGTGTTGAGTTTGTCTCCGGCTGAGCTCATGGAAGCGAAATTACAAAACATCACTATCCTTTCTTACTTGGCTAATCGTCTTAATACACCAATCATTGCTTACGTGGCTCCCATTATTGCTTTTGTAGCGATAAGCACGTCTTTTTTTGGTCACTATTTAGGCGCTCGTGAAAGTTTTAATGGTATTATCATCAAATCGTTGCGCAGTAAGGGGAAAAGGATTAATGCTGATAAATTGAATCGTATCACCGCATTGTTCATACTGCTTACCTGTTGGGCAGCAGCAACGCTCAATCCAAGTATTTTAGGGATGATTGGCAATTTGGGTGGGCCTATTATTGCGATGTTACTCTTTATTATGCCAATGTATGCTATCCATAAAGTGCCTGCCATGCGTAAATACAGCGGTCATATTAGTAACTGGTTTGTCGTTATTATCGGATTGACGGCTATTTCAGCGATCCTTTATAGTTTATAG
- the ybjG gene encoding undecaprenyl-diphosphate phosphatase has translation MEQLNHFFFTIINATPSSSVVMIMFASMVAKYVIFIIPLLLVGLWLWGPSDRIVLLRQLLVKTAIALIFALCVAYLIGHLFPSDRPFVKNFGYTFLFHAPNNAFPSNHGSAIFTFALAFLFWHRLWSGISLMIVALAIAWSRIYLGLHWPLDMLGAFFVGLIGCFLSQQGWCLWGNSIMRRLLRFYRYCFASLIRKGWVNN, from the coding sequence ATGGAACAACTGAATCATTTCTTTTTTACTATTATTAACGCCACTCCGAGCTCTTCTGTTGTCATGATTATGTTCGCTAGTATGGTTGCTAAGTATGTTATTTTTATTATCCCACTACTGCTAGTGGGTTTGTGGTTATGGGGGCCTTCTGATCGTATTGTATTATTGCGTCAATTGCTGGTTAAAACTGCTATTGCATTGATATTTGCGCTCTGTGTTGCTTATCTGATAGGACATCTATTCCCCTCCGATCGGCCTTTTGTTAAAAATTTTGGTTATACCTTTTTGTTTCACGCTCCTAATAATGCTTTTCCGAGTAATCACGGTAGCGCTATATTCACTTTTGCATTGGCTTTTTTATTCTGGCATAGGCTTTGGTCTGGTATCAGCTTAATGATAGTTGCCTTGGCGATTGCTTGGTCACGCATTTATTTAGGTCTCCATTGGCCATTGGATATGCTAGGTGCCTTTTTCGTTGGTTTGATCGGTTGTTTTCTATCACAACAGGGCTGGTGTCTGTGGGGGAATAGTATCATGAGAAGGTTATTGAGGTTTTACCGTTATTGCTTTGCGTCGCTAATTCGTAAAGGTTGGGTAAACAATTAA
- a CDS encoding aspartate:alanine antiporter, with translation MNINIVHLLNGNYILLLFVLLALGLCLGKVRFGSIQLGSSIGVLVVSLLLGQQHFTMNTEAFNLGFMLFIFCVGVEAGPNFFSIFFRDGKNYLILATVMVSSAMILALGLGKLFDWDIGLTAGILAGSMTSTPIFVGAGDALHHSISSVSLLQHAQDNLSLGYAVTYLIGLVSLIFGARYLPKLQHQDLSTSAQQIARERGLDTDSQRKVYLPVIRAYRVGSELVAWADGKNLRELGIYRQTGCYIERIRRNGILANPDGDAILQLSDEISLVGYPDAHSCLDPSFRNGKEVFDRDLLDLRIVTEEIVVKNSNAVGKRLGHLKLTDHGCFLNRVIRSQIEMPIDDNIVLNKGDILQVSGDARRVKSIAEKIGFIAIHSQITDLLAFCVFFILGLMIGLITFQFSSFNFGIGNAAGLLLSGIMLGFLRANHPTFGYIPQGALNMVKEFGLMVFMAGVGLSAGGGISSNFGIIGIQILFSALIVSLVPVVICFLFGAYILRMNRALLFGAIMGARTCAPAMDIISDTARSNIPALGYAGTYAIANVLLTLAGSMIVILWPCLAGIIA, from the coding sequence GTGAACATAAACATCGTACATTTATTAAATGGCAATTATATTTTGTTGCTATTCGTTCTCCTAGCGCTCGGACTCTGCCTTGGTAAAGTCCGATTCGGCTCTATCCAGCTCGGTAGCTCGATCGGGGTTTTAGTGGTATCGCTGTTGCTTGGGCAGCAGCATTTCACCATGAACACTGAAGCGTTCAATCTTGGCTTTATGCTATTTATTTTTTGTGTTGGTGTTGAAGCCGGCCCCAATTTCTTTTCTATTTTTTTTCGTGATGGAAAAAATTATCTGATACTGGCTACAGTGATGGTCAGTAGCGCTATGATATTAGCCTTAGGTTTAGGTAAATTATTCGATTGGGATATCGGTTTGACTGCGGGTATCCTTGCCGGATCAATGACATCTACCCCCATTTTTGTTGGTGCCGGTGATGCATTACACCATAGTATTAGTAGTGTCTCATTGCTGCAGCATGCACAGGATAATTTGAGCCTCGGTTATGCTGTAACTTACTTAATAGGTTTAGTTAGCCTCATTTTCGGCGCGCGTTATCTTCCTAAATTACAGCATCAGGATCTCTCCACCAGCGCTCAGCAAATTGCTAGAGAGCGCGGGTTGGATACTGATAGTCAGCGTAAAGTGTATCTACCTGTTATCCGTGCTTACCGAGTGGGCTCTGAGCTCGTTGCTTGGGCTGATGGAAAAAATTTACGTGAATTAGGTATTTATCGCCAAACGGGCTGTTATATAGAACGTATTAGGCGCAATGGAATATTGGCTAATCCAGATGGTGACGCCATTTTACAATTGAGCGATGAAATATCCTTGGTGGGCTACCCTGATGCTCACTCCTGTTTGGATCCCAGTTTTCGCAATGGTAAAGAAGTTTTTGATCGCGATTTGCTGGATCTACGGATCGTTACCGAAGAGATAGTAGTAAAAAACAGTAATGCCGTTGGAAAACGACTGGGTCATTTGAAGCTGACTGACCACGGCTGTTTTCTTAATCGTGTTATTCGTAGTCAAATTGAAATGCCAATCGATGATAATATCGTATTGAATAAAGGGGATATTCTTCAGGTGAGTGGTGACGCTCGACGAGTAAAAAGCATTGCCGAAAAAATAGGTTTTATCGCTATTCATAGCCAAATTACTGATTTGCTCGCATTCTGTGTTTTCTTTATTCTGGGGTTAATGATTGGACTGATTACTTTCCAGTTTAGTAGCTTTAATTTTGGCATTGGTAATGCCGCTGGATTATTGTTATCAGGGATTATGTTAGGGTTCTTACGTGCTAATCATCCTACTTTTGGCTATATCCCTCAGGGTGCTTTAAACATGGTGAAAGAGTTTGGTTTGATGGTGTTTATGGCAGGTGTAGGGCTCAGTGCTGGAGGGGGGATAAGCAGTAATTTTGGTATTATCGGTATTCAGATATTGTTTTCTGCTTTGATAGTGAGTCTGGTGCCCGTCGTTATTTGTTTTTTGTTTGGGGCGTATATTTTACGTATGAATCGCGCCTTGTTGTTTGGTGCTATTATGGGAGCACGCACTTGTGCACCTGCTATGGATATTATTAGTGATACCGCCCGCAGTAATATTCCAGCGTTAGGTTATGCAGGTACTTACGCCATCGCTAATGTGTTACTTACACTAGCGGGTTCCATGATAGTGATCCTTTGGCCTTGCCTGGCAGGGATTATCGCTTAG